AAAGGAGGATTCTTTTggctcacctttttttttttattcccaattgctcttggaattggttttcctttCAAAGCATGAATTGGACTTGAAGTCCTACGAATTGGAGTTGGAGGAGCCTTGATTTAGCCGACCTTTATGTCCCATAAAAAGGGTTTCCACAGCACATAATTGCACAGAGAAAAGCAAAGCAATTGTTTTGGTGTGccaacaatagagagaaaaagagagagcaagaaagagtgttttttcccccattttgttattattctcctttgggttaagtgagaattgggtgtatttggggctttggatttgagtggttttctcgccctgttactctcttatactcatcttttgatagtgaattttctccggatcgtctccgccagtggatataggcttgttaagccgaaccacaaatttttgtgtcgtgtgtgattgcttatctttgttattccgcattcttcttatttttcgcatttcACGGGTGTTGggaataggattaatttcctaacaactggtatcagagcttttggtttgagtgggagcgatggcaatagaagaaggaaagataggGATAAGAagttcgacggcaaagattttgggtattgaAGGTACAAATTGAAATTATTCTTtgtgggaaggatcttcatcaacctcttttggaagaacaactcgacatgtatgatagcgagtgggctctgcttgatcgtaaagccctagcagttatcaggttatcactgtcaaaattagttgcacacaactttgtaaaggagaagaccacaacAGGTCTAATGGCGgttttgtcaagcatgtatgagaagccatcggttaacaacaaggtgcatttgataaagaaattgttcaacctaaagatagCGTAAGGGGCTTCAGTgacacatcatctcaatgagttcaacaccatcacaaatcaattgtcctccatggaaattaattttgatgatgaggttcgcgcgttgatcgtcttggcatctttgccaaatagctaggaagcagtgaggatagctgtaactctgtaggaaagagtaaactaagcTACAAAGATATCAGGGATTTGGTTCTTAGTGAGGAGGTCCGTAGGAAGGATGCTGGTGAAACCTCCGATTCTGGTGCAGCCCTAAACCTTGAAGCAAGGGGCAGAGGTCAAGAGAGAAACTCTGTGAGGGGCAGATCTAAGTCCAGGAAGGGTAGGAGCAAATCCAGGTTTGGacgacaacctgagtgttggaactgtggcaagacaggccacttcaagaagaactataaagagctgaagaggaagactGAAAATGACGCCACAAATGTCATGTTAATAGAAGAAGTGcacgatgccctacttctatctATTGACAAtcctcttgattcttgggtcttggaCTCAGGAGCTTCTTTTCACACCACACCGATAAATGAAGTTTTCGAAAATTATGTGGCTGtagatttcgggaaggtgtactTGGCTGATGGAACGGCACTAGATGTTGTGGGTATAGGCGATGTTTGCATTAGAGtccacagtgactcggtatggaagttGCAAAATGCAAGGCATATCCCAGAGTTAAAAAAGAACCTGATTTCAGTAGgacaacttgatgatgaagggcattcaattcatttccacggtggaaagtggaaggtcagtaAGGGAGTCATGATTTTGGCTTGTGGTCATAAgtcgggtactctctatatatGACGACAAACAGCAGGGATACAATTGTTGTTGCAGATATGGGTACTGACTCAAaattatggcacctaaggcttgggcacatgagcgagaaagggaTGAGGGTACTTctgtcaaaggggaaactactAGAGCTGAAGGCAGTTGAGCCTAATTTGTGTGAAGGCTACATCCTAGGAAAGCAAAAGAATATGAGTTTCGCGAAAGTTGGCAAAACACCGAAGCCGGGAAAGCTAGAGTTGGTGCACACgaatttgtggggtcccgcaccagtggcatctcttggaggctcgcggtattacatcacatttattgatgactcaagcaggaaggtattaGTTTACTTCTTATAGCTTAAATATGATGTGtttgaagtttttaagaagTGGAAGGTCATGGTAGAGACAGAAATTGGTCTGAAATTGAAGCATCTAAGATCAGACAATgggggagaatacgaagacgGGGGTTTCAAACAGTTTTGTGCGGTGAATgagattagaatggagaaaactatttCAGGAACGCCacagcagaatggcgtggctgaacACATGAACAGGACCCTCAATGAGCGTGCAAgaagtatgaggttgcatgctgAACTATCGAAAATTTTCTGGGCAGATGTAGTAAGTACTATTGCTTACTTGATAAACAGAGGACTATCCGTTCCTTTGGGCCATAGACTACCtaaagaagtctggagtggaaatgAGATAAATCTTTctcatttgaaagtttttggttgtgtttcgtGTGTCTATATTGAATATGATGCTCGTAGCAAGCTAGATGCTAAgtctagaaaatgttatttcattggCTATCGGAATGAGGCATTCGGGTATaggttttgggatgatcaaaaccggaagatcattagaagtagaaatgttacttttaGTGAGATGGCTATGTATAAGAATAATTCAAGTGCAGAACCAGTAAGTACAAAGTCGGAGGCTGAGAAGCCTGAATTTATCAACCTAGATGGAATTTCTAAAGGTGCAGCTCAGAAAAGGAATTCAGAAGTTGATAAGGATTTAGAAACTGAAGATGGtctagaagttgaagaaacagtAAATCAAGAAACTGAACAGGGTACACCGACAGTGGATGTCCGTTGATTTACTAGAACCATTAGATCTCCACTGCGTTTTTCACCCTTCctgtttcatattttgttgacAGATGGCGGTGAGCCAGAGATGTTTGTTGAAGCCTTGGAGGTTGAAGATTCAATTAAGTGGGAGTTAGCCATGAAGGATGAGATTGACTCATTATTGACTAACCAGACCTGGGAACTGACTGATAAAGGGTGAACATGATGTTAGCAAATGCTACAAGGCAAGATTAGTAGTTAAGGGATTCCAGCAAAAAGAAGGAATTGACTACACAGACATATTCTCTCCAGTGGTGAAGATGACAACCATCAAATTTGTGCTGAGCATTGTGGCGGCGGAGGACTTACATCTAGAGTAGTTAGATGTGACGACGGCGTTCCTTCATGGTGAGttggaggaagaaatttatatgcagCAGCCACAGGGATTCGCAGTGCAGGGGAATGAGAGTTTAGTGTGCAAATCGAGAAAAAGCTTGTATGGCCTGAAACAAGCTCcaagacaatggtacaagcAGTTTGATAGTTTCATATGTAGTACTGGATTCACAAGGTGCAATTCAGATCATTGCTACTATGTCAAGAGTTTTAAGAACTCTTACATTTTTTTACTCCTGTACGTAGATGATATGCTCATTGCAACGGCCAATAAGGAAgacatcaacaagttgaagaaccagCTGTCAAAGCAATTTGCAATGAAGGATTTAGGTGTTGCTAAACAAATCCTTGGGATGAGAATCATCAAGGACAGGGCCAATAGTACATTGAAGATTTCACAGACAGTATGTGAAGAAGATTCTAAGCAGATTTAGCATGGATGAAGCTAAGTCAGTGAGCACACCCATGGAAAGTCACCTCAGGCTAACCAAGGACGAGTCACCGAAGACAGATCAAGAGAAATCATACATGAGCAAGGTATCTTATGCCTCAGCTATCAGAAGTTTGATGTTTGCAATGGTCTATACTAGACCGGATATTGCACATGCAGTTGGAGTTGTGAGCGGGTACATGAGTAATCCAGGGAAGCAACATTGGGAGGTAGTCAAGTGGATTTTGCGATATCTGAGAGGAACTTCATATATGTCCCTTTGCTTCACAGGTGTAGAATTGAAGCTGTAGGGCTACGTGGATGCTGATCTAGCGGGTGATGTTGATAGCAGGAAAAGTACTACAGGATTTGTGTATACTCTAGGAGGTACTACTGTGTGTTGGACCTTAAGATTACAGAAAATTGTAGCCCCTTTCCACTATAGAGGCAAAGCATGTGGCCGTGACAGAAGCTGGAAAGGAGATGGTTTGGCTACAAGGttttttggatgagttgggaaatgAGAATGAGAAGGGCGTTCTACACAGTGatagtcagagtgccatttttCTTGCGAAGAACCCGGCATATCAttcaagaacaaagcatatacaATTGAGGTATCACTTTATTCGGTCTCTTCTTGAAAGTGGACAATTATTACTTGAGTTGATTCCTGGAACTGAGAATCCAGCAGACATGTTGACAAAAGGTGACTATTGAGAAACTGAAGATGTGCACAGCTTCAGTTTCTCAATAGTCACACCTTTTGTCAACATATCTGCTGGATTCTCAATTGGTTTCCGAGTTTGAAGATAGGTGGAGACATCCGGAGGAGATTCACTATGTTGCAACTTGATGGGATTTAAGTCAAGTGAGAGATTGTTTGTGACTTTCACCATAAAGTTGGTGGGACCCGACATCATTAAAGGAGGATTCTTTTGgctgacattttttttattcccaattgctcttggaattggttttcctttCAGAGCATGAATTGGACTTGAAGTCCTTCTACGAATTGGAGTTGGAGGAGCCTTGATTTAGCCGACCTTTATGTCCTATAAAAAGGGTTGTCCACAGCACATTAGtgcacaaagaaaaacaaagcaaTTGTTTTGGTGTGCCAACAAtagagagaaaggagagagcaagaaagagtgtttttccctttttggttattattctcctttgggcaaagtgagaattggtGTATTTGgagctttgggtttgagtggttttctcgccctgttactctcttgtactcatcttttggtGAATTTTCTTCGGATCGTCTCCgctagtggatgtaggcttgttaagccgaaccatttaaatctttgtgtcgtgtgtgattgcttatctttgttattccgcattcttcttatttttcgcatttcACGGGTCTTGAGAATataattaatttcctaacattaATTGTCACTCTGATCTAGATTAGATACTCTTTATGAGCTTTGCCTAAATTTTGGAGTCTGCTGGCTTCTAACGATATGATCTCATCAGATTTTGGTCAGGATCCACCTATTGTGATTTCCCTATGATAAGAAAATATTCTTAAATCATCCTAATTGAATATGTTCGAGCATTTAATTTGCATACCACTTTAGAGCATCTCCATCACATGCTCTAAACCTCTCATATTAGctaaaatatagctaatatgaaACCTTTTTCAGTTCTAGCAGATTTGTGTTACAATAATCTACTTGTAGAGTATCACTGTAGcaaaatgtttcatttttttttttctcatttcatgTGATGGTGAGAAAGAGTGGTTGAGGAAGAAATAGTgagatataataaaaataaaaataaaagaattgagaaataatatttaaaagaaagtaGAGAAGACAATAGAGAATTTGTTGGAGTTGTATAGAAAAAGCAGTAGCTAGAGTAAAAAAGTGCACTTTTTGGTTAGATATTTTAGACAATGTTGCTGGAGATGATGCTCTTACATATGTTAAAATGGAAAAATCAAATGTTAAGttcttttcgtttttatttattttatttcttaaatttccAGGATCTCTCCAAATAGGAaacttttctactttttcttagtttttgaaatttgtttttcttttccttactTTACCGGTTCTCGAGTAGATTTcatgtgtattagggttgcaCCCCTTTGCACCTTTAATGAATTTAAATTGGCATAGGGATGTTTACTGAAAATGTAAAGGGCCtttcattacttttttatttgcttCTAGATAATAGTCATGTTAACAAAGATGACAATCAGGACTTATGGGATGGTAGATTTCAGTCGAGTGATCAATTGCACAGAAGTATTGTTGATTGGATGGTGTCATCCACGAAAATCAAAATGTGAttctatatgattttttttcccttttttactGCAGCATCATTTGAAGTCACTGGACCATTTGTAGAAACTTTTctcgaaaatatttttcagtgtttAGAGCAGACAAAAAAAACACTAGTCAACAGAAATGATTTTTGAAATCAATGAAAAATGATTCATTGAGGGCGTAAACTGATTTTATGCATCTCGAGAGATGCAAGTCAATTTTATGTACCTCATTTTAACACTTACTAgtattctctctctcaaaaaaaaaaaaaaattcttaaagcTCCTTTATTCTTAAAGGatatattttttggaaaccCTTTTATCTCTcgcatatgtatatatgtttggATGTGTGTCTACCAAATGCTTCAATCTTTATTGTTATCTTTATGAAAGTAAATCAACTTATTcagttattaaatttatcttttagtttttattatattttttgtgaataaAAGTGTTAATTTTATGtggttatataaaaatataaatgatttTCAGTGTGAAATAAacgtcaaaaaatgttttcgaGATAATTTTTAAGTGTTAATCACACtttcattcaaaatattttttgttagaaaatgttttacatCAGTATAAACTTGAGAAGCATTTTGCAAAGCTCTTGTAGTAACATCTACAGTATTTGGTAATGGAAGGAGCCAAGCCATTCTTCGACAAGTTTGAATATGATTTTTACTTGATTGCTGATGTTCAGCCAGCCACTTATAAGCTTCTCCATATGCTAAagctgtttttcctttttctttctctcctaaAGGACCTCTGGTTTCAGTGCTCCGGCATTCACGTCTGAAGAAGTATATACGAAGTTCTTCAATCTGCAAGGCAAGGTAGTGTTCTAATTCCACCCTCTCTTATCAAGGAAGTAGTTTATATAGCGTACAACATATTTCTATATCTTGGTCGTACTGTCTTCCataatttgttgattttttttttcaggttacTAGCATTAATAGAATTCCCAAGCCAAAGCCTAAAATTGAGAAGCCTGTAAAGAATGAAACTGAGAGCAGTGGGGAGAATGTGACTAATCCCAACACGACTTTTGAGGAGAATTTTAACCATAGTGACCAATCGTCAACTAGAGACCCTGACATCTCATCGACTGAAAAAATTGACCAGGAGCCCAAGGTTCATGATGAAGTGCCCGAGGTTCACGATGAATTATGATTGATGAAGGATACAATTAGGTTCTCATATTTGGGTTAACTACCTTCAGAATTGGAAAATATGAATTGGCACTAGAAGATAGATGCATATGCTGCAAATTTTGTACTACAGAAGAATACAGAGTTGAGCCCATTTTTTAGGAGGGGAGGTTATCTTAACTTTGAGATTGATGGATTTCCCATCTTACGCAGTTTGAAGAATAGTTGGAAAAACCTTTATTAATTACAACGCAATCCTGTTATTGCCTCATAAACTGGAGTATATCCTTAATCACAGCCCTTGGAGATAATTTGGTCCGTGAAAGGGATATGAGAGATTATATActgtttattttaaaattaggtTGCAATACACTTTTTGGCCTAAGAAATTTGAAATATGTTTGAACTTCATTCTTGAAATAGTAATGCTATTTAGGGTGCATTTGGAATTGCAAAGGGGGagtgcttttttttaaaaaaaaaaagcgatttgaaaacgtaaaaaaatgcgttttcaaattgcaaataaaaatgtgttttttactTTCAATTGATTGGGATCACGCTTAATGAAGTGAATGTCATTAATTCGaattctccttttcttcttgtgcagacatgttaaaaaaaaaaaaaaattgtgtgttttttttttttaagaaaaaaaaactgatttaaATGCCAAAATGCAATTTTACTAAATGCAGtgtatttaaaaattgtgttttcaagTTGCATGTTTAAAGTcgtaatttttaaattgcaaacaCAAATGGTCCCTTAATAAATTGCTATATAACTGTTATATTATTGGGTTGACATGCTAGTGAAAATCaatgttctttttattattattattatttttaaaacaatggTGATCAAATGGCTAATTTTTTTACTGTAGCGTCTTCAAGTTGTATGACAAGTAATGTTGAACGTAAAATAAGATTCATATTCCCCTTGTTCcttctaaaattgatgtggtttttaaatttaatatttgatcaaaattcaataatgattatcacaaattcaatagtatttttaaaaGCCGCATTAATGTGTGAAGACATGAGTCTTACGTTTAGCATTATTCGTTGTATAGcagtcgtataacagtctactaaatagcattactttcttgaaatataaaaaaaattcaatataatcCTTCAAATATGACATCAATTACATCGTTCTTTTAATGACGCTTGATTTTGTTATCAAAATGGTTAATATGGGAAATTGAGAGATGAGCCAACACTTTAGTGGTATATGTGGCATGCAAGATGATCATGTAACATGTCATGTCAAtaagtactaaaaatattttatttgactaAGAATTTTATCTTGAGCAGTAGTATTACCACAATGCTACATGTAACCGCTCAACAAACCAAGATTTTGGCCATACAATATCTCACTCCTAAATGTATTAAAGTGATATACGAGTAAATGCTAAAAGGAAGACTCATGTCCTCCTTTTATCATCTCAAAATTAATgtgacctttaaaattataattagatcaaaatacaataatcatttattacaaattcaacgataatttcaAAAGTCACAACAATTTTAGGACACAAGGAAAATATAAGCCTttcttctagcattactcattagaCAAAGATTTTAGGAAATGAATTtttcaggctttttttaaaaaaatatattattattattattattattattttatatgtattcagggtattttaataattttgatacAATTCCAATAAAAGCTCATGCGTTGTCACCAAAACTTAAGAATTGGGAATAGCTATTTCATTTCACACTCTCATTCTTAGTAATAGCTATCCGTGTACCGAAGAACAAGCCATGACTGCAAGAGAACCAACCAGTTTAAAAGTTCGacaaactaagtaaatcaaaagTATACCAATAATCTTCCATATATCAACTAGCATATATGATGGTCATTTGTCATTTTCCCCTTTTCCTGTTGGATCCCATTTAAATGGTATGATTGTCCACCCTGTCAAAGACACAAAAACaccattttcacaaaagaaatgataCACAGTTGCACTCAAATGCACACCATTCTCAAATGCACTCTATCATGAGACTAAAAATTACcactaaattttgaattaattactattgaatCCAGTGATAATTTTAATACCACGTCAACAAGTATACACTTTgaagtatagcatttctcttttcacaATAGACGCTATGACGATATGTTTTGGTAAACTCAACTTTCATAATCCCCTTGTGTGCTCCgtaattttttctaaacaataCCAAGGAAAGCAGTACATTCTCATCAATTGAGTACtgagacattaaaaaaaaaaaatcacgaaaAACTGactatttcaaaataaattacataagCCTCTTATAAGAAGATGCGATTGGTCTCTTCAGATAGCTTGaatataaacaacaaaataTCTCACTACGTCTTAAGAGTTTACTAGAAATATTAGCTTCTTGTAGGAGCAGGATCCCTATAAGCCACTTGCCCCTCCCACGAAATACTATTAATCGAATAGAATCATTCTCTCAGCAATCATCTCCGCATTGAGAGCCGTCTTCGATTGTTTCCTTACCTGCCATTGGAAGTATCCTATTGTTACTGGCTGCCCCATAACTTCAAAATACATCAACAAATAAAGACaaattaatgaataaaacaaTCCTCTAAATAAACTTCCAACTTTTCTTGTGATGAAGAAATGTAAGCGTACCATTCAACAAACTCAGAATGCTCTTCTCCCAGTGTTCTGATCATCATTGATTCTATCATCCCCAAAGCTGCCAAAACGTCTAGTACGAGAATCACTGAAGCCACTGCTGTTTTGGCTTGATAGATTGTCACCAAATCCACGAGAACGGCCTGAACCAAATCCCCCAAAACCACCAGAACGGTCTGAACTACTAGAATCGCCAAAAGCACCTGAACGACTAAACCCAGAACCACTAGAGTTCCCAGATCGGTTTGAGCTAGAGCCAGAAAACCCCCCTCCGGATTTTTGTGAGCCAGGGCCACCAAAGGAGCCAAAACGTCCAGAGCTAGGTCCACCATATTGACCTGTTTGACTAGAGGAATCTCCATAGCCGCTGATACGACCAAATCCAGGACGCCCTTGACCACTAAAGCGGTTAAAAGTGCTATCACTAGACCGACGATCCCTCATGCCTCCATGAGAGCCAAATCTACCACCACCACCCATGTCAGCTAACATGTCCCCACTTCCACCCTCAACAGCAATTTTGGGTAGCTGATAACCAACAAGTATTCAAGCAATCAGTCTAACATAAAACATCTGCTAAGGTGCAAATCAGTCCCACACTAAAGATTTTTCATGCACATGATTGTTCGATAGAGAGAGCTCTGTTAGTTATCTTGAGAGATTTAGGTCACACCAGTAGTGGGATTTAACTCGTTCTGTGTGTCTATTTGTAAGATTTGCTACTTATGAGTACTTCAGTCAGCAATGTATATGTCCTCATGCATGCATTGTGTAAAATATGCACATGTATATCTACAATATGAAAATAGCTAGTTTGCTGCACATGCAGTTCAGAGTAAACCAACAATTCAGATCGGTCATAGAATTCTAAACACAATACTGTGAGAAAACTATTTTCCCACTACTTTTGATTGCTTCTCCTTATCATATAACATGGTGCTTCACAACCAGATAAACACTTTTTCAACCAACATATGGTGACATCTATTATCTACtcaaagtaaaaatattattcGCATTGCTATCCACGTCCATAACAAAATGAGAACTAAATTCTTGAGTGATGAGGTAAGTCTGCGTGTATGACTTTGCATCAAGCATATAGACCCCACTGGTTTGACAAGAGACTTGCATTTCATTCTTAAAAGCATTCTACCAATATTCTATCTAATCAGATTAACATCCAATAATCcatgttaaaaaagaaagaaagaaagaaagcatcaTATCACTGCCAAACAGGTCTTAAACTCAAGAGTGCATAAATAGGATGATGCAAATGGAAATGGAGATAAATTCTAACCTCTGTAAATCTGCATCCAACGTCTCGCTCTATAACTCTGACAGCCCTTGCCTGGTCCTGTGTGTAAATAAGGACAGCACGTCCTTTCTTCCCGGCACGACCTGTTCGGCCTGATCGATGAACAAATATCTCCGAATTGTTGGGAAGCTCGTAATGTATTACCTACAAGAGATGAGTTTAAATGTTGAGCAACAAAACAAATAGgaccaccaaaaaaaaacacttgcatGCAtacaaaatctctctctccccccccctcccccccaaaaaaaaagggaaagaaaagaaacccacTAAAATAGAGAAGCAAGCTGGAGAATCCTGAGAGGCAAGGGAGCCTAGTATTTTTAAGATGGCAAATGAATGAACCAGCAGACACAACAAAATAAGGGCACCAAGAACATAGTTGAAGcgaaacaaaaaaatcaaatgcttTAAGGATAGGCATAGGAATAGAGTGAATGGAGAAATAAAAGCAAATGGTCACCATAACTTCAACGGTTTTCTCTCCATAGAAATTATAATGGAGGGCATCGAAGGCAAGGAGAGAATGAGGAAAGAAAGTAACCAAGGGACTGAGAGTTTTGATCTACTACACACCTTTCAGATGTGCCACCAGGACATAGAAACACGGCAGCTCTAGGAAACATAAATACATTTCTTCAAAACAGTAGGAGATAAATGGTTAACGACGACACTTTTAACCAGCACAAccctttttttataagtaatcaacacatatcattaaaagcgtaaggcacccctaGGTATACAATAAGTACACAAAACGAagcacctaactagaaggagcaAAAAGAAACCAGCACAAGCCTTCAATTTATCACTTCAAATTTCAAACTGGaacaaacaattcaacaatGAAAGCAACAATTAGTTCACGTACAGGATAGATTTTAGGACAAATTACTCTTTTTATCCAGAATGATATGTCAAAGCAACAATCCcaagaaattagaaattatacATACTTTCTTCATACACACATGCATACAGACAAATAAATGATAATGAagtgataaatttaaaaaataaataaaattgacaaaAGGTAACTGAGCAGACAACCATCCAAGAAAAGGCAAAGAAAGATTAGcaacaaaactttcaattggcaCAAGTATTGAGccagttttttttaaaacttagcCCAATCAGGAGACCTGAGTGCAGCATGGTCTCATAGATTAGAAATCAAGGATATACCGAATTGCAAAGTTCATGAATcatcattgtatatataaactgcaaagagggaaaaatacaaaaaataatacacaCAGGAAAAGAATAGGGAGCAGAGAAACaagttaatatatcaattaCAAACTAAGTGGATTAATCTATTGTCAACTAAGAAGGACACAAGTTAATTTTCAGCTGAGGAGGATTAATaatcgcaaaaaaaaaaaattacataagaagaaaaatggagaaaaaatcTACCAGATCAACATTAGGAATATCAAGGCCACGAGAGGCAACATCAGTGGCAACTAAAATATTGAAATGCCCATCTCGGAAACCTGCAAGTGTTCTTTCCCTCTGACTTTGTGAGATATCCCCATGCAAAGCCTCGCATTTGTATTTTCTTCCCATGGCATATGCCAATCTATCAGCATCACGTTTTGTTTGAGTGAAAACAATACATTTTCCTCCTTTTGCATGCTCCTGACAAACAAATCTGATGGTGAGAATGGAAGCAATAGTGAACGAGATTAAAACAAGAACTCACAAAGTTCTCTGACCTTTGCATAGAAGACAACAAAATGAACATTTAAAAGAACTTAATAAAATAAGCACATTAACCATCAAACagagagaaattttttaatatatatatatatataagttctgAAACCATACTGTTATCAGAGGTCCAATAATTGAAGCTTTTCCATAATTGTCCGATGCAATCGAGTATAGAGAAATTCCATCAGCCAATTTCTGATCAGAATCTCCAACCTACAGAACAGTTAAGCCGTTAATGTGCTTGTAACCATACACTAGAACACCAACTTTCTGCAGTTACACTAGATGGTCCAAACACAGAACGGACCAGAAAAGGTTTCCCCGGACTTTAGTACATACTGAAGCCATGATTCAGAAATACCTTTAGTCATAACTATAGACCTCAAGTTGCAGTGACAAGTACTAAAACCATTATAAAATGAACAACATGCGAGATTAAACCTTTTTATCTCCAACTCCTATTCCTGTAATGACATCGACTACAAGCTACAGaatcaaatcaaactcaaaTAAAAGTAACAATACAAGAAAGCATAGAATCGGACCCATCAAGCATACCCTTAAAAGTGGGCATAGTAAGAACTAAGAGGACAAAGAGAATGTGAACGTTATATACTGATGATTGACTAAAATGAAGCCACAAACTCACCAGATCAATTGTTAGTGGATTTTTTAGGTAATTTTGGGTGAGTTTTTTAATCCAAGATGGCATTGTTGCAGAGAACATTAAACTCTGACGATTCTGCGGCAACTTCTCCAAAATTTTTTCAACTTCCTCCTGAAAGCCAACTTGAAGCATCTGGTCAGCTTCATCAAGAACAACAAACTGAACTTCTGACAAGTTCAGAGCACCTCTGTTCAGAAGATCA
This window of the Corylus avellana chromosome ca5, CavTom2PMs-1.0 genome carries:
- the LOC132181140 gene encoding DEAD-box ATP-dependent RNA helicase 53, mitochondrial-like, which gives rise to MASIILRRSSSVISRRALAAFTTATHPKLYVHQHHPLSPSASDLVPGNGSISFFHKARDFHANSGPLYFRVSLPSQAEYAAVDDYEGNAGADDEGLEIAKLGISSEIVSALAKKGITKLFPIQRAVLEPAMQGRDMIGRARTGTGKTLAFGIPIMDKIIQFNTKHGQGRYPLALVLAPTRELARQVEKEFAESAPGLDTICVYGGAPISSQIRQLDYGVDVAVGTPGRIIDLLNRGALNLSEVQFVVLDEADQMLQVGFQEEVEKILEKLPQNRQSLMFSATMPSWIKKLTQNYLKNPLTIDLVGDSDQKLADGISLYSIASDNYGKASIIGPLITEHAKGGKCIVFTQTKRDADRLAYAMGRKYKCEALHGDISQSQRERTLAGFRDGHFNILVATDVASRGLDIPNVDLVIHYELPNNSEIFVHRSGRTGRAGKKGRAVLIYTQDQARAVRVIERDVGCRFTELPKIAVEGGSGDMLADMGGGGRFGSHGGMRDRRSSDSTFNRFSGQGRPGFGRISGYGDSSSQTGQYGGPSSGRFGSFGGPGSQKSGGGFSGSSSNRSGNSSGSGFSRSGAFGDSSSSDRSGGFGGFGSGRSRGFGDNLSSQNSSGFSDSRTRRFGSFGDDRINDDQNTGRRAF